In Solanum lycopersicum chromosome 5, SLM_r2.1, the following are encoded in one genomic region:
- the LOC138348890 gene encoding uncharacterized protein: MAPYESLYGRRCRSLVGWFKVGETALIRPEVDEIWKEEKLSPSYVGPYKILKKIGKDAYELELPTKLAALHPVFYISLLKKCVGDPASTVPLASVAVKDSLSYEDVPVEILELQVKRLRNKEVASVKVLWRSQSVKGAIAKAAMKAMYPYLFPSDSTPA, translated from the exons atggccccttatgagtctttatatgggcgtagatgtagatctcttgTTGGTTGGTTTAAAGTAGGTGAAACAGCTTTGATAAGGCCAGA ggttgatgagatttggaaagaagagAAGCTCAGTCCTAGTTATGTAGgtccttacaagatcttgaaaaagatTGGCAAGGatgcatatgagttagagttgccaacAAAATTAGCAGCATTGCATCCGGTCTTctacatctcactcttgaagaagtgcgtGGGTGATCCAGCATCTACAGTGCCATTAgcgagtgtggcggtgaaagatagtctttcttatgaggatgtaccagttgagattcttgaacttcaagttaaaaggttgagaaacaaagaagtcgcttcagtcaaggttttgtggaggagtcagtccgtaaaGGGAGCTATAGCaaaagcagccatgaaagccatGTATCCTTACCtatttccttccgattccactccagcttga